One bacterium genomic window, AGATGGAATACCACGGCAACGTATCGTTCCTCAAGGGCGGCATCGTCCACGCCGACGCGATTTCGACGGTCAGCGAGACCTATGCGCGGGAAATTACCGGCAAAGCTCTCGGATTCGGCATGCAGGGTGTGCTGTACGAGCGGAAGGATGACCTCTACGGCATTGTCAACGGGATCGACCAGAAAGAATGGAATCCGGCGACCGACCGCTCCATCCCTGCGCGGTACACCACGAAGAATCTCGCGGGCAAGAAAACCTGCCGAACCGCCCTGCTCGATGAGTGCGGCATGACGGACGATGAGACAGCGCCGGTGTTCGGCATGGTGACACGTCTCGACGAGCAGAAAGGTATCGACCTGATCGAAGCGGCGGCCGGAGGGCTTGCAGCTCTCGATCTGCGTCTCGTCATTCTCGGCATGGGAAACATGAAATACCACGAGGCGATGGGACGGATCACCTCGTCATACCCCGATAAAATCCAGGTCATCCGCCGTCAGGACAGACATCTCGCCCACCTCATCTTCGCCGGCGCGGATGCATTTCTCATGCCGAGCAGATACGAACCATGCGGCCTCGGGCAGCTCATCGCCATGCGGTACGGGACAGTGCCGGTCGTTCACGCGACAGGCGGGCTCGCCGACACCGTGCACGATTTCAGCGAGGGCGCGGAGTGCTGCACCGGCATCAGGTTCGACTCTTTCACTCCCGCGGCCCTTATCGGGGCTGTCTCACGGGCGATCGCGCTGTTCCGGGAGCCGGGGCAAGAGGAATGGAACACGGCGGTTCGTCATGGCATGATGCACGATTTCTCGTGGAAGACCTCGGCTCGTAAATACGGCGAACTGTACGAGCACATACGTCAGAAGGCTGGTAAAGACAGGCATAAGGCATAAGGCACAAAGGAAAAGATTTAAATACAGGCACAAGGCACACGGGAAAAAGAAACAACACAGCATCATACTGTATAGTATGCGGATGATGGCATCACGGCGTATGCGAAAAACAAATTATTATTCAGATAATAAAAAATAGCTATTATTATATGTCTGTATGTATTATATTACATCCACACCGTGCGCGGCGGACACGTTTTTTGTCGCGCTGAACATGTTGTTTTTCAATCAGATGAGATAATTATGTCCGTAAACCATATCCACCGAAAGGAGCCGTACAATGCCTGAACACCTGACAAAAGACACTTTCATGACGAAAGTATTCGATTACGAGCATAACAAAGACTGGAAATTCGAGGGCGATATTCCCTGTGTCATCGATTTTTACGCCGACTGGTGCGGTCCCTGCAAGATGATCGCGCCCATCATCGAGGAGCTCTCGACTGAATACGCGGGCACGGTGAATTTCTACAAGATCAACACCGAGCAGGAGCAGGAGCTTGCAGGGGCGTTTGGTATCCGGAGCATACCCTCGCTCCTCTTCATTCCCCTTGAAGGCAAGCCGAAGATGGCAATGGGCGCTCTTCCCAAAGACCAGCTGAAATCGATTATCGACACGGATCTGCTCGGCGCGGCCGGGTAAATACCTGTTCCCGCGACTGTCTGAACCGCTGATTAAACTGATTCAGTGATTACCATGATAAAAACCACCCGATACCGCATTTTATCATGATAATCAGGGTAATCACAGGCATCGGCGGTTCAGATATTTTTTCCGCTGCTTTCCTCACTTCACCGGTATGAAAAACCGCCCCTTTCTGAGCTTGTGTCTGAAGTCCGACCACGGTACCTTCGGATCGAGGCTGAAGAGTATGTACCCTACCTTGCCGCGGAGATTCTTGCTTGGGAGCGGACCCCATGACCGCGAGTCGAACGAGAAGTCCCGGTTATCGCCGAGAACGAAGAGTGAGTCTCTTTCGACAACCTTGAGCGGATAGAAATCCCGACGGGCATTCTCCTTTCGGAGTATCTCCGGATCGGCGAACTTCGCTGTTTGTGGCGGCGGCACGGGATTGCCGTTCACAAAGAGGTGCTTGCGGTCTATCGCGACTGTATCGCCTCCAATCGCCGCAATCCGCTTCACATATTCCTGCTTCGGGTCGCCGGGATATATGCAGATCACGATATCGTCCGGCTGCGGCTTGAAACCCGGAGTGACCGCGTGGTTGAAAAACGGCGGCCTGAACCCGTACCATGTCCTGAACAAGAGCAGCGTGTCTCCCACAAGGAGGGTATCCTCCATGGATTCCGAAACCACCTTGTGAAGGCTCAGCACCGAAGCCTGAAGCACCGCCAGGAGCGTAAAGACGATGACTAAATTAGTGAGGCTGAACTGGCGAGGATCGGTAAAAAAGTATTTCAGGAACGCAAGCAGTTTTTTCATACGCTTCCCCTTTGCGTATACAGGAACAGCATATCTCCGTCATTGAATCCCCGATCGGATCGAAGACCGGTCTATTCATGTAAAGTCCTTTCGGAACTCCATAACCCCTCCCTTTTCCCCAACTCACATTTTTGATTCCACTTTTACCTTCTGCTGCAGCCGACTCTTATTTTCGTCCCCATGCCCTTTTGAATTCTTTTATTTCTGTCTCATACCGGCTTTTTACAGAATCGGGAACTTCCCAAGCGGTAATAACATTGGAATAATCATCAAGACATAAATCTACAACTTTATCACATAACTCGCTTTTCGGATAAGTTCCTAAAAAAGCTTTGCACCGGTCGATCCGTGGAAGCATATCCGCGTAATCCCCTTCCCAGTCAATATGACGCGTTTCCAGAAGGAGCTCATAGGCGCTGTCATCCACATAGTCACTTTTGGGGTAGTTGTAGATTATTGTCTTGAAATCATTCCCTCTGTAAACATGTATGGCGCCCGATTCAAAATACCAGAATTGTTCCGGATGTTTATTGATGTAATCAAGGCCGGCAATATATAGAGGATATTTATCGCCATATTGTTTTTTGTACATCTCGGGGTATTTATCGAACTGGTAATCGCTGACGCAGAAGTTAGCTATCCC contains:
- the glgA gene encoding glycogen synthase GlgA; amino-acid sequence: MNVLFTASEMVPFYKVGERADAIGTLAQAIAERGHTVTVMLPGYPDIDRERYGFESADLVIPIPIGQELKPFAVSKTKWNGLTVFLLENDEYFRRGEGYEDIHGNYRINGLRFTCFSRAIIEAAKALRIKPDVVHAHDWQTALVLVYLSTLYSGDPLFRETAKLFTIHNIGYHGIFEESVFTMSGLPRDEFQISKMEYHGNVSFLKGGIVHADAISTVSETYAREITGKALGFGMQGVLYERKDDLYGIVNGIDQKEWNPATDRSIPARYTTKNLAGKKTCRTALLDECGMTDDETAPVFGMVTRLDEQKGIDLIEAAAGGLAALDLRLVILGMGNMKYHEAMGRITSSYPDKIQVIRRQDRHLAHLIFAGADAFLMPSRYEPCGLGQLIAMRYGTVPVVHATGGLADTVHDFSEGAECCTGIRFDSFTPAALIGAVSRAIALFREPGQEEWNTAVRHGMMHDFSWKTSARKYGELYEHIRQKAGKDRHKA
- the trxA gene encoding thioredoxin, giving the protein MPEHLTKDTFMTKVFDYEHNKDWKFEGDIPCVIDFYADWCGPCKMIAPIIEELSTEYAGTVNFYKINTEQEQELAGAFGIRSIPSLLFIPLEGKPKMAMGALPKDQLKSIIDTDLLGAAG
- the lepB gene encoding signal peptidase I — its product is MKKLLAFLKYFFTDPRQFSLTNLVIVFTLLAVLQASVLSLHKVVSESMEDTLLVGDTLLLFRTWYGFRPPFFNHAVTPGFKPQPDDIVICIYPGDPKQEYVKRIAAIGGDTVAIDRKHLFVNGNPVPPPQTAKFADPEILRKENARRDFYPLKVVERDSLFVLGDNRDFSFDSRSWGPLPSKNLRGKVGYILFSLDPKVPWSDFRHKLRKGRFFIPVK